A genome region from Chryseobacterium indicum includes the following:
- the rpsQ gene encoding 30S ribosomal protein S17 has product MDRNLRKERIGVVSSNKMEKTIVVSETTRVKHPMYGKFVLKTKKYTAHDENNECAEGDTVLIQETRPLSKNKRWRLVRIIEKAK; this is encoded by the coding sequence ATGGATAGAAATTTAAGAAAAGAAAGAATCGGAGTGGTTTCCAGCAATAAAATGGAAAAAACTATTGTTGTTAGTGAAACTACGAGAGTAAAGCACCCGATGTACGGTAAATTCGTATTAAAAACGAAAAAATATACTGCACACGACGAGAACAACGAATGCGCAGAAGGAGATACAGTTTTAATCCAGGAAACTAGACCTTTGAGCAAGAACAAGAGATGGAGATTAGTAAGAATCATTGAAAAAGCTAAGTAA
- the rplC gene encoding 50S ribosomal protein L3, translating to MSGIIGKKIGMTSLFDEAGKNIPCTVIQAGPCSVLQVRTIEKDGYKSVQLGFDDKSEKNVGKALAGHFKKAGSAPKAKLVEFYREFVDEVKVGEEVKVDLFNEGEFVDVTGTSKGKGFQGVVKRHGFGGVMQATHGQHNRLRAPGSIGAGSDPSRVFKGMRMAGRMGGKQVTVQNLQVLKVDQEQNLLVVKGAVPGAKNSYVIIRKWN from the coding sequence ATGTCAGGTATTATTGGTAAAAAAATCGGTATGACTTCTTTGTTTGACGAAGCAGGGAAAAATATTCCTTGTACAGTTATTCAGGCTGGTCCATGCTCGGTTTTACAGGTCAGAACCATTGAAAAAGACGGTTATAAGTCAGTTCAATTAGGTTTCGATGACAAGAGTGAGAAGAACGTTGGTAAAGCGTTAGCTGGTCATTTCAAAAAGGCTGGTTCTGCTCCTAAAGCTAAATTGGTAGAATTCTACAGAGAATTCGTTGATGAAGTAAAAGTAGGAGAAGAAGTAAAGGTAGACTTGTTCAACGAAGGAGAATTCGTAGACGTAACAGGTACTTCAAAAGGTAAAGGCTTCCAGGGTGTTGTTAAAAGACACGGATTTGGAGGTGTAATGCAGGCAACTCATGGTCAGCACAACAGACTTAGAGCTCCAGGTTCTATCGGTGCCGGATCTGACCCTTCAAGAGTATTCAAAGGGATGAGAATGGCTGGAAGAATGGGAGGTAAGCAGGTAACTGTACAAAACCTTCAGGTATTAAAAGTGGATCAAGAACAAAATCTTTTAGTAGTAAAAGGTGCTGTTCCGGGAGCTAAAAATTCTTATGTAATTATCAGAAAATGGAACTAG
- the rplD gene encoding 50S ribosomal protein L4 has protein sequence MELVVLNTSGKETGRKVTLDETVFGIEPNQHAVYLEVKQYLAAQRQGTHKAKERSEITASTKKLKKQKGSGSARYGDIKSPTFRGGGRVFGPKPRDYRFKLNKALKRLAKKSVLSQKMRDNSIKVLEDMSFEAPKTKDFINVLNALELNGKKSLFVLPEANKNVYLSSRNLPKAKVMNYNEISSYDLVNAGEIVFFEGAVEKFQENLKK, from the coding sequence ATGGAACTAGTAGTATTAAATACATCAGGAAAAGAGACCGGAAGAAAAGTAACTCTAGACGAAACAGTATTCGGAATTGAGCCAAATCAGCACGCGGTTTACTTAGAAGTTAAACAGTACCTTGCTGCACAGAGACAAGGAACTCATAAAGCAAAAGAAAGAAGCGAAATTACTGCTTCTACTAAAAAACTTAAGAAGCAAAAAGGATCTGGTTCTGCTAGATATGGTGATATTAAATCTCCAACATTCAGAGGTGGAGGTAGAGTATTCGGTCCAAAACCAAGAGACTACAGATTCAAATTGAACAAAGCTCTTAAGAGATTAGCAAAAAAATCTGTTTTATCTCAGAAAATGAGAGACAACAGCATTAAAGTTTTAGAAGATATGAGCTTTGAAGCTCCTAAGACTAAAGATTTCATCAATGTATTAAACGCATTGGAACTTAACGGTAAAAAATCTTTATTCGTTCTTCCTGAAGCTAACAAGAATGTGTATTTATCTTCAAGAAACTTACCTAAAGCTAAAGTAATGAACTACAACGAAATCAGTTCTTACGATTTAGTAAACGCAGGTGAGATCGTATTCTTTGAAGGTGCAGTAGAAAAATTCCAGGAAAATTTAAAGAAATAA
- the rplX gene encoding 50S ribosomal protein L24, translated as MSKLKIKRGDNVIVTTGKKGLKGGTGEVIEVIKKEGRDPRVVVAGLNIVKKHVKPSASNPQGGIVEREASIHISNVALVGKDGKAIKVGYKIEGDKKVRINKKTGETL; from the coding sequence ATGTCAAAGTTAAAAATAAAAAGAGGAGATAACGTAATCGTAACTACTGGTAAGAAAGGTCTTAAAGGTGGTACAGGTGAAGTTATTGAAGTGATCAAAAAAGAAGGAAGAGACCCAAGAGTAGTAGTTGCAGGACTTAATATCGTTAAAAAACACGTTAAGCCTTCAGCTTCAAATCCTCAAGGAGGAATCGTTGAAAGAGAAGCTTCTATTCATATCTCAAACGTAGCTTTAGTAGGAAAAGACGGAAAAGCTATCAAAGTAGGTTACAAAATCGAAGGAGATAAGAAAGTAAGAATCAACAAAAAAACGGGTGAAACTTTATAA
- the rpsH gene encoding 30S ribosomal protein S8: MVTDPISDFLTRVRNAQSAGHKVVEIPASKIKKEITKILFDQGYILNYKFEDSAVQGTIKIALKYDKQTNKPAIKSIQRASRPGLRQYKGSGELPRVLNGLGISIISTSKGVMTDKKAREEKVGGEVICYVY, translated from the coding sequence ATGGTAACAGATCCAATTTCAGATTTCCTAACAAGAGTAAGGAACGCACAAAGCGCAGGCCACAAAGTGGTGGAAATTCCTGCATCGAAAATCAAAAAGGAGATTACTAAGATCTTATTCGATCAGGGGTATATCTTAAACTACAAGTTTGAAGATAGCGCTGTTCAGGGTACGATTAAAATCGCTTTAAAGTACGACAAGCAAACCAACAAACCAGCTATCAAGTCTATCCAAAGAGCTTCTAGACCAGGTTTGAGACAGTACAAAGGTTCAGGAGAACTTCCAAGAGTACTAAATGGTTTGGGTATTTCTATCATCTCTACTTCTAAAGGAGTAATGACTGACAAGAAAGCTAGAGAAGAAAAAGTAGGCGGTGAAGTAATCTGCTATGTTTATTAA
- the rpsS gene encoding 30S ribosomal protein S19, with the protein MARSLKKGPFIHHTLDKKVQANIESGKKTVIKTWSRASMISPDFVGQTIAVHNGKSFIPVYVTENMVGHKLGEFSPTRSFRGHGGNKNKGSR; encoded by the coding sequence ATGGCAAGATCACTTAAGAAAGGACCGTTCATTCATCATACTTTAGATAAGAAGGTTCAGGCAAATATAGAGTCTGGTAAGAAGACAGTTATCAAAACTTGGTCTAGAGCATCTATGATCTCTCCGGACTTCGTAGGACAAACTATTGCTGTACACAACGGGAAATCTTTTATCCCTGTATACGTTACAGAAAACATGGTTGGTCACAAGTTAGGCGAATTTTCTCCAACAAGATCTTTCAGAGGTCATGGTGGTAACAAAAACAAAGGAAGCAGATAA
- the rplW gene encoding 50S ribosomal protein L23: MSIIIKPVISEKANYLTDLRGSYSFLVDTKANKIQIKKAVEAAYGVKVADVNTMIYAPKVSSKYTKKGLQVGKTNKLKKAVIKLAEGEVIDIFAVN, encoded by the coding sequence ATGTCTATTATCATTAAACCAGTTATCTCAGAAAAGGCTAATTACCTTACAGATTTAAGAGGTTCTTATTCTTTCTTGGTAGATACTAAGGCGAATAAAATCCAGATTAAGAAAGCTGTAGAAGCGGCTTATGGTGTAAAAGTAGCAGACGTTAATACAATGATTTATGCTCCGAAGGTTTCTTCGAAATACACTAAAAAAGGTCTTCAAGTAGGAAAGACAAACAAATTGAAAAAAGCGGTAATCAAACTTGCTGAAGGTGAGGTTATCGATATTTTTGCTGTAAATTAA
- the rplN gene encoding 50S ribosomal protein L14, which translates to MLQTESRLKVADNTGAKEVLVIRVLGGTRRRYASVGDKIVVTIKDSTPSGNAKKGQVSKAVVVRTKKAVRRKDGSYIKFEDNACVLLNAAGEMRGTRVFGPVARELRDKEYMKIISLAPEVL; encoded by the coding sequence ATGTTACAAACAGAATCAAGATTAAAAGTTGCTGATAACACAGGTGCTAAAGAAGTATTGGTTATCAGAGTTCTGGGAGGAACCAGAAGAAGATATGCTTCAGTTGGTGATAAAATCGTTGTTACTATCAAAGATTCTACACCATCAGGAAACGCTAAAAAAGGTCAGGTATCTAAAGCTGTAGTAGTAAGAACTAAAAAAGCAGTTAGAAGAAAAGATGGTTCATACATCAAATTCGAAGACAATGCTTGTGTATTGCTAAACGCAGCGGGAGAAATGAGAGGAACTCGTGTTTTCGGACCAGTTGCTCGTGAGTTGAGAGACAAAGAATATATGAAAATCATTTCATTAGCTCCTGAAGTACTTTAA
- the rpsN gene encoding 30S ribosomal protein S14 codes for MAKESMKARERKREALVAKYAAKRQALKEAGDYEGLQKLPKNASPVRLHNRCKLTGRPRGYMRTFGISRVTFREMANNGLIPGVKKASW; via the coding sequence ATGGCTAAAGAATCAATGAAAGCGCGTGAGCGCAAAAGAGAAGCACTAGTTGCTAAATACGCTGCTAAAAGACAGGCTCTTAAAGAAGCTGGTGATTACGAAGGACTTCAAAAATTGCCTAAAAATGCTTCTCCTGTAAGATTACACAACAGATGTAAACTAACAGGTAGACCAAGAGGATACATGAGAACGTTCGGTATTTCCAGAGTAACTTTCAGAGAAATGGCAAACAACGGTCTTATCCCGGGAGTTAAAAAAGCTAGTTGGTAA
- the rplE gene encoding 50S ribosomal protein L5 translates to MEYIARPKKAYKETIVPAMMEEFGYKSVMQVPRLEKIVLSQGLGDATADKKIIDYAVEELTNITGQKAVGTISKKDEAAFKLRKGMPVGAKVTLRANKMYEFLDRLTSSALPRIRDFSGIKADGFDGRGNYNLGITEQIIFPEIVIDKVKKIQGMDITFVTTAKTDKEAKALLTHFGLPFKKN, encoded by the coding sequence ATGGAATATATAGCAAGACCCAAAAAAGCATATAAAGAAACGATTGTTCCTGCAATGATGGAAGAATTCGGATACAAATCTGTAATGCAGGTACCTAGATTAGAGAAAATTGTTTTATCTCAAGGTTTAGGAGATGCTACAGCAGACAAAAAAATCATCGATTATGCTGTTGAAGAATTAACGAATATCACTGGTCAGAAGGCTGTAGGTACGATCTCTAAGAAAGACGAAGCTGCTTTCAAATTGAGAAAAGGAATGCCTGTAGGTGCTAAAGTTACTCTTAGAGCGAATAAAATGTATGAGTTCTTAGACAGATTAACTTCTTCTGCTTTGCCAAGAATCAGAGATTTCTCTGGAATCAAGGCTGATGGTTTCGACGGTAGAGGAAACTACAACTTAGGGATCACTGAGCAGATCATCTTCCCTGAGATCGTAATCGACAAAGTGAAAAAAATCCAGGGGATGGACATCACTTTTGTGACTACTGCGAAAACAGATAAAGAAGCAAAAGCATTATTAACTCACTTCGGTTTACCATTTAAAAAGAACTAA
- the rplR gene encoding 50S ribosomal protein L18 produces MALSKLEKRIRIKRRVRGKISGSSELPRLSVYKSNKEIYAQLIDDNSGKTLASASSREKGVDANGTKTEVSTAVGKAIAAKAIAAGIENIVFDRNGFVYHGRVKALADGAREGGLKF; encoded by the coding sequence ATGGCATTAAGTAAATTAGAAAAAAGAATAAGAATCAAAAGAAGAGTAAGAGGAAAAATCTCCGGATCTTCTGAATTGCCAAGATTATCTGTATACAAAAGTAATAAGGAAATTTACGCTCAGTTAATCGACGATAACAGTGGAAAAACTTTGGCTTCTGCTTCTTCAAGAGAGAAAGGAGTTGACGCTAACGGAACTAAGACTGAAGTTTCAACTGCTGTAGGTAAAGCTATTGCTGCTAAAGCTATCGCTGCAGGAATCGAAAATATTGTATTTGATAGAAACGGATTCGTATATCACGGAAGAGTAAAAGCTCTTGCTGATGGTGCGAGAGAAGGTGGACTTAAATTCTAA
- a CDS encoding GLPGLI family protein → MSYKITIFTFLFFFAIFNFSAQEKVNIDDVESRYVYLLKYQIDSLDKSSSNEEYFILERGKEKSQFMGVTSYNRDSLAGGANRFAFGLDPKSLPKTNFTFRVIKNFEKNNISYYDYIIKDNFIYEEKPDFNWKITDETKEIGNLKCQAALVTYAGRDYKAWFTNEIPVSDGPYKFYGLPGLIVEIEDSKKQYTFELVSYKTFSEKPKMWISRKRVKGKTVKKSEFYKAFKNFHENFVSEITKGGFSFDSGTERQIKDRIKKKNNPIELAP, encoded by the coding sequence ATGTCTTATAAAATCACAATTTTTACTTTTTTATTCTTTTTTGCGATTTTTAATTTTTCCGCTCAGGAAAAGGTAAATATCGATGATGTTGAATCCAGATATGTATATCTTTTGAAATATCAGATTGATTCTCTGGATAAATCCAGTTCTAACGAAGAGTATTTTATTTTGGAGAGGGGAAAAGAAAAATCTCAGTTTATGGGAGTAACTTCATATAACAGAGATTCTTTAGCTGGTGGAGCAAACCGTTTTGCTTTTGGTCTTGATCCTAAAAGTTTACCTAAAACCAATTTTACTTTTCGCGTCATTAAAAACTTTGAAAAAAACAATATTTCTTATTATGATTATATTATTAAGGACAATTTTATTTACGAAGAAAAGCCTGATTTTAACTGGAAGATTACCGATGAAACAAAAGAAATAGGAAATTTAAAATGTCAGGCTGCGTTGGTTACGTATGCGGGACGTGATTATAAAGCGTGGTTCACGAACGAAATTCCGGTTTCTGATGGTCCTTATAAATTTTATGGTCTTCCGGGGCTGATTGTGGAGATTGAGGATTCTAAAAAACAATATACGTTCGAGCTTGTGAGTTATAAAACCTTTTCAGAAAAGCCTAAGATGTGGATTTCCAGAAAGAGAGTTAAAGGAAAAACGGTAAAGAAATCTGAATTTTATAAAGCATTTAAAAATTTTCATGAAAATTTTGTCTCTGAAATTACTAAAGGAGGCTTCAGCTTCGATTCAGGAACAGAGCGACAAATAAAGGATAGGATTAAAAAGAAAAATAATCCGATTGAACTGGCTCCTTAA
- the rplV gene encoding 50S ribosomal protein L22 produces MGSRKQDSAIARKEANKDVVKASLNNCPSSPRKMRLVADIIRGEQVDKALYILKYSKKEASNKLEKLLLSAIANWQVKNEGADIEEANLIVKEIFVDSARQLKRLRPAPQGRGYRIRKRSNHVTLILGNKEN; encoded by the coding sequence ATGGGATCAAGAAAACAAGATAGCGCAATCGCAAGAAAAGAAGCTAACAAAGACGTTGTTAAAGCTTCATTAAATAACTGCCCATCTTCTCCGAGAAAAATGAGATTAGTTGCTGATATCATTAGAGGAGAGCAAGTAGATAAAGCTCTTTATATCCTTAAATATTCTAAGAAAGAAGCTTCTAACAAATTAGAAAAATTACTTCTTTCTGCAATTGCTAACTGGCAAGTGAAAAACGAAGGGGCTGACATCGAGGAAGCAAACCTTATCGTTAAAGAAATATTCGTGGATAGTGCAAGACAATTGAAGAGACTAAGACCAGCTCCGCAAGGTAGAGGGTACAGAATCAGAAAAAGATCTAACCACGTTACATTAATCTTAGGTAATAAAGAAAACTAA
- the rplF gene encoding 50S ribosomal protein L6, producing the protein MSRIGKAIITVPAGVTITEKDGVVTVKGPKGELTQELTVGITIEQKDGELNVNRPSDAKQHKALHGLYRALINNMIVGVNTGFEKKLELVGVGYRASHAGQKLELALGFSHGIVLELPNEVKVDTLTEKGKNPIITLTSHDNQLLGMVAAKIRSFRKPEPYKGKGVRFVGEIVRRKAGKSA; encoded by the coding sequence ATGTCAAGAATTGGTAAAGCAATTATAACAGTTCCAGCAGGAGTTACAATCACTGAAAAAGATGGTGTGGTAACTGTAAAAGGTCCTAAAGGAGAACTTACTCAGGAGCTTACAGTAGGAATTACTATAGAACAGAAAGATGGAGAACTGAATGTAAACAGACCATCTGATGCTAAACAACACAAAGCGCTTCACGGTTTATACAGAGCGTTAATCAACAACATGATTGTTGGTGTAAACACAGGTTTCGAAAAGAAACTGGAATTAGTAGGGGTAGGATACAGAGCTTCTCACGCAGGTCAAAAACTTGAGTTGGCTTTAGGATTCTCTCACGGTATCGTGCTTGAACTTCCAAACGAAGTAAAAGTAGATACATTGACTGAAAAAGGTAAAAACCCAATTATTACTTTAACGTCTCACGACAACCAACTTCTAGGGATGGTAGCTGCAAAGATCCGTTCTTTCAGAAAGCCTGAACCATACAAAGGTAAAGGGGTAAGATTCGTAGGAGAAATTGTTAGACGTAAAGCTGGTAAATCTGCTTAA
- a CDS encoding DeoR/GlpR family DNA-binding transcription regulator, whose translation MEKLLPRHNDILKELDEKDHILVQDLCEKFNVSSVTIRKDLNYLESLGLLFRNHGGASKQVRYAYEKNVDEKENINVEAKKNIAKGALSLIQENDCIILASGTTMHYLARMLVNFGPLTVLTSSLRVAIELCNNPNINIIQLGGEVRKSSTSIVGSISETILKHFSCNKLFLGVDGIDMDFGISTSNAAEAHLNQLMIECSDKVVILADSSKLNKKGFGKIADLDKIDFLITDGDILDEDKNKLEEIGISVIVK comes from the coding sequence ATGGAGAAATTGCTTCCAAGGCATAATGATATTTTAAAGGAATTAGACGAAAAAGATCATATTCTGGTTCAGGATCTTTGTGAAAAGTTCAATGTTTCGTCGGTTACGATCCGAAAGGATCTCAATTATCTTGAAAGTCTGGGATTACTGTTTAGGAATCACGGTGGAGCGAGTAAGCAGGTGAGGTATGCGTACGAAAAAAATGTAGATGAAAAGGAAAATATCAATGTAGAGGCTAAAAAGAATATTGCGAAAGGTGCGCTTTCTCTGATCCAGGAGAACGACTGTATTATTCTGGCTTCAGGAACCACGATGCATTATCTTGCACGTATGCTGGTAAATTTTGGCCCATTAACAGTTCTTACTTCTTCTTTACGTGTTGCGATCGAGCTTTGCAATAATCCTAACATTAATATTATACAATTAGGAGGGGAGGTGAGAAAAAGTTCGACTTCTATTGTGGGTTCCATCTCTGAGACGATTCTAAAACATTTCTCGTGCAATAAGTTATTTTTGGGAGTAGACGGAATTGATATGGATTTCGGGATCAGTACTTCGAATGCTGCGGAAGCTCATCTTAATCAATTAATGATTGAATGTTCGGACAAAGTAGTGATTCTTGCAGATTCTTCCAAGCTGAATAAAAAAGGTTTCGGAAAAATCGCAGATCTGGATAAAATTGACTTTCTGATTACAGATGGTGATATTTTAGATGAAGATAAAAATAAACTTGAAGAGATTGGCATCAGTGTTATTGTTAAATAA
- the rplP gene encoding 50S ribosomal protein L16: MLQPKRTKFRRVHKMKMKGNAQRGSQLAYGTFGIKATEGAWITARQIEAARIAATRYMKREGQLWIKIFPDKPITKKPAEVRMGKGKGAVEYWVAVVKPGKIMFEIGGVPYDIAKEALRLAAQKLPVVTKFVVANDFVKPL; encoded by the coding sequence ATGTTACAACCAAAAAGAACCAAGTTCCGTAGAGTTCATAAGATGAAAATGAAGGGGAATGCCCAGAGAGGTAGTCAACTTGCTTATGGAACTTTCGGAATCAAGGCGACAGAAGGTGCTTGGATCACTGCAAGACAAATTGAAGCTGCTCGTATCGCTGCGACAAGATATATGAAGAGAGAAGGTCAACTATGGATCAAAATCTTCCCGGATAAGCCAATTACTAAAAAACCTGCGGAAGTACGTATGGGTAAAGGTAAAGGTGCTGTGGAATATTGGGTAGCTGTAGTAAAACCAGGTAAAATTATGTTCGAAATCGGAGGTGTACCTTACGATATCGCTAAGGAAGCTTTAAGACTTGCTGCACAAAAATTACCAGTTGTTACTAAATTTGTAGTTGCTAACGATTTTGTTAAACCTCTTTAA
- the rpsE gene encoding 30S ribosomal protein S5, giving the protein MLGLDNIERVKPGGLELKDRLVAVNRVTKVTKGGRAFGFSAIVVVGNEDGVIGYGLGKSKEVASAIAKAVEDAKKNLVKVPVMNHTIPHQTTARYGGADIFLRPASHGTGLIAGGAVRAVLESAGIHDILSKSKGSSNPHNVVKATFKALLDIRRPEEIARMRGVSLSKVFNG; this is encoded by the coding sequence ATGTTAGGACTAGATAATATAGAAAGAGTAAAACCGGGAGGATTAGAACTTAAAGATCGTCTCGTAGCTGTTAACAGAGTAACAAAAGTAACTAAAGGAGGTAGAGCTTTCGGATTCTCTGCTATCGTAGTTGTAGGTAACGAAGATGGAGTTATCGGTTACGGATTAGGAAAATCTAAGGAAGTTGCTTCTGCAATTGCTAAAGCAGTTGAAGATGCTAAGAAAAACCTTGTGAAAGTTCCTGTAATGAACCACACAATCCCTCACCAGACTACAGCCAGATACGGAGGTGCAGATATTTTCTTAAGACCTGCTTCTCACGGTACAGGTCTTATCGCCGGAGGTGCGGTAAGAGCGGTATTGGAGTCTGCTGGTATTCACGATATCCTTTCAAAATCTAAAGGATCTTCTAACCCTCACAACGTGGTGAAAGCTACTTTCAAAGCGTTATTGGATATCAGAAGACCTGAAGAAATCGCTAGAATGAGAGGAGTTTCTCTAAGTAAAGTGTTTAACGGTTAA
- the rpsC gene encoding 30S ribosomal protein S3 — MGQKTNPIGNRLGIIRGWDSNWFGGNDYGDRIAEDYKIRRYLEARLSKGGISRIYIERTLKLVTVTITTARPGLIIGKGGQEVDKLKEELKKLTKKDIQINIFEIKRPELDAVLVADSIAKQIENRISYRRAVKMAMAGTMRMGAEGIKVQISGRLNGAEMARSESFKEGRIPLSTFRADIDYHIGEALTQYGKLGVKVWIMKGEVYGKRELSPLVGQQKKGGQSDRRDNRGGDRDNRRPRKNNNNNNNN; from the coding sequence ATGGGACAGAAGACAAATCCAATTGGTAACAGATTAGGTATCATCAGAGGATGGGATTCTAACTGGTTTGGCGGAAACGATTATGGAGACAGAATCGCGGAAGACTACAAAATCAGAAGATACCTTGAAGCTAGATTATCTAAAGGTGGGATTTCAAGAATTTATATTGAAAGAACATTAAAATTAGTAACAGTTACAATTACTACTGCTAGACCGGGACTTATCATCGGTAAAGGAGGTCAGGAAGTTGATAAACTGAAAGAAGAGTTGAAAAAATTGACTAAAAAGGATATTCAGATCAACATCTTCGAAATCAAAAGACCTGAGCTTGATGCAGTATTAGTTGCAGACAGCATTGCTAAGCAGATTGAAAACAGAATCTCTTACAGAAGAGCTGTTAAAATGGCGATGGCAGGTACAATGAGAATGGGAGCAGAAGGTATCAAAGTTCAGATCTCTGGTAGATTGAACGGAGCTGAAATGGCAAGATCAGAATCTTTCAAAGAAGGAAGAATTCCATTGTCTACTTTCAGAGCAGATATCGATTACCACATCGGTGAAGCACTTACTCAGTACGGAAAACTAGGGGTAAAAGTTTGGATCATGAAAGGGGAAGTTTACGGTAAAAGAGAACTTTCTCCATTAGTGGGACAACAGAAAAAAGGAGGTCAGTCAGACAGAAGAGATAACAGAGGAGGAGACAGAGACAACAGAAGACCTAGAAAAAACAACAACAATAACAATAATAATTAA
- the rplB gene encoding 50S ribosomal protein L2 — protein MSVRKLKPITPGQRFRIVNNFEEITTNKPEKSLTVGIKKSGGRNQTGKMTMRYTGGGHKKKYRIIDFKRNKANVEATVKSVEYDPNRTAFIALLEYADGEKRYIIAPNGIKVDQKVVSGESVEPNVGNAMKLKNIPLGTVISCVEMKPGQGAILARSAGSSAQLTSRDGKYAIIKLPSGESRMILTECMAMIGSVSNSDHQLTVSGKAGRSRWLGRRPRTRAVVMNPVDHPMGGGEGRSSGGHPRSRNGKPAKGYKTRKKNKVSNRYIVSKRK, from the coding sequence ATGTCTGTTAGAAAATTAAAACCTATCACCCCGGGACAGAGATTCAGAATTGTAAACAATTTTGAGGAAATTACTACTAACAAACCAGAGAAATCTCTAACAGTTGGTATTAAAAAGTCAGGTGGACGTAACCAAACAGGTAAAATGACCATGCGTTACACCGGAGGTGGACACAAAAAGAAATACAGAATTATTGACTTCAAAAGAAACAAAGCAAACGTTGAAGCAACTGTAAAATCTGTAGAATACGATCCAAACAGAACTGCATTTATCGCTTTATTAGAGTACGCAGACGGAGAGAAGAGATATATCATCGCTCCAAACGGTATCAAAGTAGATCAAAAAGTAGTTTCAGGTGAAAGCGTAGAACCAAACGTAGGTAACGCAATGAAATTGAAAAATATTCCATTGGGTACTGTAATTTCTTGTGTTGAAATGAAGCCTGGTCAAGGTGCTATTTTAGCAAGAAGTGCTGGTTCTTCAGCGCAATTAACTTCAAGAGACGGAAAATATGCGATCATTAAATTGCCTTCAGGAGAATCCAGAATGATCCTTACTGAATGTATGGCAATGATTGGATCTGTTTCCAACTCTGATCACCAATTAACTGTATCAGGTAAAGCTGGTAGAAGCAGATGGTTAGGTAGAAGACCAAGAACAAGAGCGGTAGTAATGAACCCTGTAGATCACCCAATGGGAGGTGGTGAAGGACGTTCTTCTGGAGGTCACCCAAGATCTAGAAACGGTAAACCGGCTAAAGGTTACAAAACTAGAAAGAAAAACAAAGTGTCTAACCGTTACATCGTATCTAAAAGAAAATAA
- the rpmC gene encoding 50S ribosomal protein L29, translated as MKKADIKNLSAGDIQAQLTEAKAQYSKLKLAHAISPIENPIQIRDLRKTIARLNTELTNKQ; from the coding sequence ATGAAAAAAGCTGATATTAAAAATTTAAGCGCGGGTGATATTCAAGCTCAATTAACTGAAGCAAAAGCTCAATATTCTAAATTGAAATTGGCTCATGCAATCAGCCCAATTGAAAACCCGATCCAAATCAGAGATTTGAGAAAAACAATCGCTAGACTAAACACTGAGTTAACTAACAAACAATAA